The Paenibacillus sp. YPG26 genome includes a window with the following:
- the hisB gene encoding imidazoleglycerol-phosphate dehydratase HisB — MTTANESNGARAREASISRKTNETDIKLNFAVDGTGESRLETDVPFLNHMLDLFTKHGQFNLAVDAKGDIEIDDHHTVEDIGICLGHTLREALGDKRGIKRYASVFVPMDEALAQVVIDISNRPHFEYRAQYPSAQVGSFDVELVQEFLWKLALEARITLHVIVHYGQNTHHMIEAVFKALGRALDEATSLDPRVTGVPSTKGVL; from the coding sequence ATGACAACAGCAAACGAGTCAAACGGTGCACGTGCGCGCGAGGCGAGCATCAGCCGGAAGACGAATGAGACGGATATTAAGCTTAATTTTGCCGTAGACGGAACCGGGGAATCGCGCCTGGAGACAGATGTGCCGTTCCTTAACCACATGCTTGATCTGTTCACGAAGCACGGACAATTCAATCTGGCGGTCGATGCGAAGGGTGACATCGAAATTGACGATCACCATACCGTAGAGGATATCGGAATCTGTCTGGGTCATACGTTACGTGAAGCCTTAGGCGATAAAAGAGGCATCAAGCGGTATGCCAGCGTCTTCGTTCCGATGGACGAAGCGCTCGCGCAGGTTGTGATTGATATCAGCAACCGTCCGCACTTCGAGTATCGCGCGCAGTATCCATCGGCTCAGGTGGGCAGCTTTGACGTGGAGCTGGTGCAGGAGTTCCTGTGGAAGCTGGCGCTGGAAGCGCGGATTACGCTGCATGTTATTGTTCACTACGGACAGAACACGCACCATATGATAGAAGCGGTGTTCAAGGCGCTTGGACGCGCGCTGGACGAAGCGACCAGCCTGGACCCGCGCGTGACGGGCGTACCGTCAACGAAAGGGGTGCTGTAA
- a CDS encoding ATP phosphoribosyltransferase regulatory subunit, producing the protein MSKPKGFEKPAGVRDYLPYAVERLRAIERSVLDCMSGWGYRQIMTPTMEYYDTVGVASSTSDQKLFKLLNNRGTTMVLRSDMTAPIARVVSSLLKEEPLPIRLSYHANVYRAIEEEAGRESEFFQTGVELVGDDSPEADAEVVALAVASLQAAGVTTFKIALGHVGFLNGLLEEAVPGDEEAREGLKQGLLRRDYVGYRESLSKLAVSDAQKEELKGILRLRGGKEVCSEARGLSQSKLAQDSIDHLCKVWEALEDYGVAEHVLIDLTMIGDFSYYTGLIFEGYAAELGFPVCSGGRYDNLLQQFGRPVPATGFALKTNRILDGVNGIQAVQKLPVLVQYNAQGRKSALQEAARLRSEGKAVVTRHVHTEDELRTVQEAAEKYADIVNFVD; encoded by the coding sequence TTGTCTAAACCGAAGGGATTTGAAAAACCAGCCGGCGTCCGGGACTATCTGCCGTATGCGGTAGAACGTCTTCGTGCCATTGAGCGCAGTGTACTGGACTGCATGTCAGGCTGGGGATATCGTCAGATTATGACGCCTACAATGGAATATTACGATACGGTGGGTGTGGCCAGCTCCACATCGGATCAGAAGCTGTTCAAGCTGCTGAATAACAGGGGAACCACGATGGTGCTCCGTTCCGATATGACGGCGCCGATTGCGCGTGTGGTGTCCTCTTTATTGAAGGAAGAGCCGCTGCCGATTCGTCTGTCTTATCATGCGAATGTATACCGGGCGATCGAAGAAGAGGCCGGCCGGGAGTCGGAATTCTTCCAGACTGGTGTAGAGCTTGTGGGTGATGATTCACCCGAAGCGGATGCCGAGGTGGTGGCTCTTGCGGTAGCTTCCTTGCAGGCAGCCGGGGTAACCACCTTCAAGATTGCCCTTGGGCATGTCGGCTTCTTAAATGGGCTGCTGGAAGAAGCGGTGCCTGGTGATGAGGAAGCCCGCGAAGGGCTCAAGCAGGGGCTTCTCCGGCGGGATTACGTAGGTTACCGGGAATCCTTGTCGAAGCTTGCCGTCTCTGATGCGCAGAAGGAAGAACTGAAAGGCATCCTGCGTCTTCGCGGCGGCAAGGAGGTGTGCAGCGAGGCACGTGGTCTCAGCCAAAGCAAGTTGGCGCAAGACTCCATCGATCATCTGTGCAAGGTCTGGGAGGCGCTTGAGGACTACGGTGTGGCTGAGCACGTCCTGATCGATCTTACGATGATCGGGGACTTCTCTTATTACACAGGACTTATCTTCGAGGGTTATGCGGCAGAGCTTGGATTCCCGGTATGCAGCGGCGGTCGTTATGACAACCTGCTTCAGCAGTTCGGGCGTCCTGTTCCGGCAACGGGCTTTGCGCTTAAGACGAACCGGATTCTTGATGGTGTGAACGGAATCCAGGCTGTGCAAAAGCTGCCTGTTCTGGTGCAGTATAATGCTCAAGGACGGAAGTCAGCTCTTCAGGAAGCCGCACGGCTGCGTAGTGAAGGCAAGGCGGTTGTAACTCGGCATGTTCATACGGAAGACGAGCTGCGCACGGTGCAGGAGGCCGCGGAGAAGTACGCGGATATCGTAAATTTTGTGGATTAA
- the hisG gene encoding ATP phosphoribosyltransferase, with amino-acid sequence MAEIIKVAMPKGRIYKKASALFREAGLNIPLDVDDTRKLVIPLPEVGMEFILAKPVDVPTYVEYGVADIGIVGKDVLMEEKRDVYELLDLGIARCRMSVIALPDWKPGIQQRVATKYPNVASQYFREQGQQVEVIKLNGSIELAPLIGLADRIVDMVETGQTLRENGLVEMESIFEITSRLVANRVSYRMKNAEIQRVCDALQKVIGG; translated from the coding sequence TTGGCTGAAATTATAAAAGTAGCGATGCCGAAAGGCCGTATTTATAAAAAAGCATCAGCATTATTCCGGGAAGCGGGGCTGAACATCCCGCTGGACGTGGATGACACGCGCAAGCTGGTTATTCCGCTGCCGGAGGTAGGCATGGAGTTCATCCTGGCCAAGCCGGTCGATGTCCCGACCTACGTGGAGTATGGCGTAGCCGACATCGGGATTGTCGGCAAGGATGTGCTTATGGAAGAGAAGCGGGACGTGTATGAGCTGCTGGATCTCGGGATTGCCCGCTGCCGGATGTCTGTCATTGCCCTTCCGGACTGGAAGCCGGGCATTCAGCAGCGCGTGGCGACCAAGTATCCGAATGTGGCGTCCCAATATTTCAGGGAGCAGGGTCAGCAGGTGGAAGTCATCAAGCTGAACGGATCCATCGAGCTGGCTCCGCTGATTGGGCTAGCGGATCGGATTGTGGACATGGTAGAGACCGGACAGACGCTGCGGGAGAACGGACTTGTGGAGATGGAGAGTATCTTCGAGATCACCAGCCGCCTTGTGGCGAACCGGGTTAGCTACCGGATGAAGAATGCGGAGATTCAGCGTGTATGCGATGCCCTGCAAAAGGTTATAGGCGGGTAG
- the hisD gene encoding histidinol dehydrogenase — MRILPAQEFDLRREVEYGSPEQNEAVKQIVSDIKKEGDAALLRYTVRFDGMKLEPADLRVTREELEAAYEKVEPSFVKAIAAAAANIRAFHQKEKRNSWMDLQPDGSILGQIIRPLKRVGVYVPGGKAAYPSSVLMNVIPAQVAGVPEIVMVTPPATGGKAGIDPYILVAAAEAGVSEIYRVGGAQAIAALAYGTDTIEPVDKICGPGNIFVALAKREVYGAVDIDSMAGPSEIAVLADGSANAAYVAADLLSQAEHDEMASAILVTTSADFAEACAAEVQRQLAELPRREIAAASIDSYGVILVVDSIEEGIQVINRLAPEHLELMIEEPMAYLGLVENAGAIFLGPYSSEPVGDYFAGPNHIIPTNGTARFSSPVDVDDFIKKSSMIYYSKQALLENGETIMELARREGLEGHARAIEIRLQQEAKTDRKAGE, encoded by the coding sequence ATGAGAATATTACCAGCACAGGAATTTGATCTGCGGCGTGAAGTGGAGTACGGCTCGCCTGAGCAGAACGAAGCTGTGAAGCAAATTGTATCTGATATCAAAAAAGAAGGCGATGCCGCGCTTCTGCGTTATACCGTGCGCTTTGACGGTATGAAGCTTGAGCCCGCGGACCTCAGAGTCACACGGGAAGAGCTGGAGGCGGCTTACGAGAAGGTTGAGCCTTCTTTTGTTAAAGCCATTGCCGCAGCTGCGGCTAACATTCGCGCCTTTCATCAGAAGGAGAAGCGGAATTCCTGGATGGACCTGCAGCCGGATGGCAGCATTCTGGGTCAGATTATTCGCCCGCTGAAGCGCGTAGGTGTGTATGTCCCTGGCGGTAAGGCAGCTTACCCTTCCTCGGTACTCATGAACGTCATCCCGGCCCAGGTTGCAGGTGTGCCGGAGATCGTGATGGTCACGCCGCCGGCTACAGGCGGCAAGGCGGGCATCGACCCGTATATTCTTGTGGCGGCCGCGGAAGCTGGCGTAAGCGAAATCTACCGGGTCGGCGGAGCCCAGGCGATCGCAGCCTTGGCCTACGGCACCGATACGATCGAGCCGGTGGACAAGATCTGCGGCCCGGGCAACATCTTCGTCGCGCTGGCGAAGCGCGAGGTGTACGGCGCTGTCGATATCGACAGCATGGCTGGTCCGAGCGAGATCGCCGTGCTGGCCGATGGCAGCGCGAACGCGGCCTATGTGGCCGCCGACCTGCTGTCCCAAGCCGAGCATGACGAGATGGCCTCGGCCATTCTCGTGACCACTTCGGCGGACTTTGCAGAGGCGTGCGCAGCTGAGGTGCAGCGCCAGCTGGCAGAGCTGCCGCGGCGGGAGATTGCCGCAGCTTCGATAGACAGCTATGGCGTGATCCTGGTGGTGGATTCCATAGAGGAGGGAATCCAGGTGATTAACCGGCTGGCGCCGGAGCATTTGGAGCTCATGATCGAGGAGCCGATGGCTTACCTGGGACTAGTGGAGAATGCCGGGGCGATCTTCCTGGGTCCGTACAGTTCGGAACCGGTAGGGGATTATTTTGCGGGACCGAATCATATTATTCCGACCAACGGCACAGCGAGATTCTCCTCGCCAGTGGATGTGGATGACTTCATTAAGAAATCCAGCATGATCTACTATAGCAAGCAGGCTCTCCTGGAGAATGGGGAGACCATTATGGAGCTGGCAAGACGGGAAGGGCTCGAGGGTCATGCCCGGGCCATCGAAATCCGGCTTCAGCAGGAAGCCAAGACAGATAGAAAGGCAGGCGAATAA